TAAGGTGTTAAATAAAATGGGCATGGAAGTTATCTTCCCCATAGAGCAGACCTGCTGTGGTATACCCGCCAGCCAGATGGGTGCACCAGAGGTGGCTGTCAAGCTGGCAAAGCAAAACATTGAAGCCTTGGAAAAGGAAAATGTGGATTACATTATTTCCCTTTGCCCCACCTGTGTGGAGGTGCTGAAACACCACTACTTGGATCACTTTAAAGATGATCCTGCTTGGTTGGCCCGGGCCGAAAAAATGTCCGCTAAAATGATTGATTTTGCTTCCTTTGTGGCCAAGCATGGTCAGGAGCTAAAATTTAATCAACTGGCTCAAAAGGTGACCTACCATGATTCCTGCCACATGAAGCGGGCCCTGGGAGTATGGCAAGAACCTCGGCAGTTGCTAAATAGAGCTGGGGTTACCATCACAGAAATGAAGGGCTGTGACGACTGCTGCGGCTTTGGTGGTTCTTACTCCATTAAGATGCCGGAAATCTCCATGGCTATCCTCAATAAGAAGCTGGATAATATTGAAGAAACCGGTGTCAGTGTAGTGGCCCTGGATTGCCCAGGATGTAAAATGCAAATTGCCGGTGGTTTGGATGCTCAGGGTAAGAAGGTTAAGGTTAAGCATACCGCCGAGCTATTAGCAGAGGCGATAAAAGAATAATTAACGAAGGGGTTGGACTAATTGCCAACCCCTTTTACTATTAAGAGGAGGTAGAAACTATTTCATTGCTATCTACCATTCTCTCTATGGATAACTTAGTATTCTTGACATATACTACCTAGGCAAGACATAATTTGGGTGAAGGCTGAATAAGGCGGTGATAGTAATTGCCTCATGTTTTTGATGCTAAAAAGCTAGCTAAACTAGACGACCCTCGTAGAAAAGAACAAATCCCCGTAGATAAAATATTAGAGCTGTTAGGAGTTAAGACAGGAGAATTTATACTGGATTTTGGCTGTGGTATTGGTTTTTTAGCATTGCCCACGGCTAAAGTGGTAGGCGATACTGGATTTGTCTATGGCGTAGATATCCAAGAAGCCATGTTAGTGGAAGCATTAAATCGTAGCAAGCAAGAGAAGCTATTTAATATCGCCTGGGTCCTCACCCACCCAGATAAAATAACCCTACCCACAGCCAGCATAGATTGTGTTATGATGGGGATGGTGGCCCACGAGGTACCGGATTTAAAGGGGATGCTGGCTGAATGTGGCAGAGTTCTCAAGCCGGGCGGCAGAATAGGGATTGTAGAATGGAATCAAACCTTTACCGCAATGGGTCCGCCCCTGGATCACCGACTAAAACCCGAGGTTCTGCAGGATGCTTTATCACAACTAAACTTTTCCGAAATAGTTATTCATGACATTAGTCAAGGGGCATATTTGGTTGTAGGTAGGAAAGCATAACACAAGTGGAGTGTCGCATAACTGCGGTTTTGCGGCACTTCTGTTTTTGGGGGCCATTGGCTTTTGGCCGTCAGCCCTCGGCCATCGGCCGTCGGCTTGGTTGGATTAAACCCGGCACTTGTACCACATTCCCCTGGGGAGAAGATGATAAGAGCCCCCTTGCCGAGGGGTCGGGGCCGCGTCGCGAAGCGATTGGGGGAGTTATGCAGGGTTTTTACTTACTCCCTCTGGGCGGTTACGCTACCACCTACACCATAGGGAGGCTCTTTAAAGGCCAATGGCTTGAGGCCTAAGGCCCAAAAAGCCGATGGCTGATGGCCGATGGCCAGTTTGCATCATCCCCATTGTCTAACAGTCTGGCCCGTTACACTAAATACTCCACCTTAGCCTCGGGGAAGTATTTCTGCAGCAAACCTTCCATGTGGGCTCTCACCTCTAACATACTCTCCTTAGGATAAATATATTTACCATAGCCAAACTGTCCATATTTAAACTGACGCTGCTCTTCGTTCATATCCAACTGTGAATTAGGAAAAATCTCCTCGATATTTTGCTTGGCTCGCCGGGTAAAACGATGGGTAATTAATTCAAAGGTCAGATCTTTGCGCAGGTCAGGCTTTAACACTCTGTCCAGTTCGGCAAAAAGCTCACTGTAGTCCTGCCGCCAACCATCATAGATCATTATGGGAGCAATCAAAAAACCCAGGGGGTAACCGGCAGTTGCCACTTTACCGGCAGCGGCTACCCGTTCAGTCATAGATGGGGTGGCGTGCTCAAACTTTTTTATCACCGTGGCTGCGTTGATACTAAAACGGAAACGAGTGCGTCCGTTGTGTTTGGCCGCCAGCAAGGTGTCAATGTCGGTAAATTTAGTGACAAAGCGGAAACGGGCATGCTCCTGCTGACCAAAAAATTCTATGGCCTGTTTTAAGGCTCCGGTGTAACGTTCCACCGGAACGGGGTCCGAAGTGGCGGCCCCTTCAAAGACAGTTTCCCGGGGTAAATGTTCCTTAATATAAGCCTTGGCCCGATCTAGAATTTCATCAATGTTGACATAGATGCGCAGATAGGGTTTTTTGCCCAAATTGGTTAACAGGTAACAGTACTCACACTTGCCAGGGCAGCTGGTAACCAGGGGCAGCTGATAATGAGCGGAAGGTTTACAGGTTTGAAATTCCCTACCCTTACGTACCCCAATGACCAGGGTTCGCTTGGCTTCTAAAAAGCCCTCCTGGGCTGTTTTGCCCGGTATGCCAGTAATGCGGTTATGGGAACCTGTAACTGTAATGGGAATACCTGCGGTTTGAAAATAATCCCGTAAATGTCGACCCAACTCATATTCCAAAGCGGCTGGTTCAATAAAGACTCGCTTGGGCACAAAAATATGTTTAGTAGCCGGTGGTTCAAGGACGGTTGTAGTCATCAAAACAGACCTTTCTTTTTTCTATCAGTATGTCGCTGACAGGAAAAAATATGCAGGCTAGGACCGGAGACCTATTTTTACTAACTGGTAATGGTTGAAGAAAATGAAAGATAATTAAAGATATGGACAACCTGATCTTTCCTGATTGGCAAAAATTACTGCAGGTTAGTTTTGACTCACTATATATAGTATTTTATAATTACCCTACCCACAAGATATCGTGGTTGCATGTTGTGTGTTTTTACCCAGATCTGGGGGTGTGTTTAATGCATTGTCCCTTTTGTAATTTTCCAGAAAGTCGGGTACTAGATTCCCGACCGGCGGATGAAGGCAGCAGTATCCGCCGACGTAGGGAGTGTAATGCCTGTGGGAAAAGGTTTACCACCTACGAACGGTTGGAGGAACGTCCATTGGTAGTGGTTAAAAAAGATGGGCGTCGGGAAGTGTTTGACCGGAGTAAGTTAGTGGCAGGTTTTATGAAAGCCTGTGAAAAAAGACCGGTACCTATCCAAAAAATAGAAGATACTGTGAACTATATTGAAAGGGAATTACGCAACCAGATGGAACCAGAGGTACCCAGCCACAGAGTAGGGGAATTGGTGATGAACCAATTGTTGGAACTGGATGAGGTGGCCTATATTCGTTTTGCCTCGGTCTACCGACAATTTGGTGATATCTATAGCTTTCTCCATGAGGTGGAGAAGTT
This region of Desulforamulus ferrireducens genomic DNA includes:
- the splB gene encoding spore photoproduct lyase, encoding MTTTVLEPPATKHIFVPKRVFIEPAALEYELGRHLRDYFQTAGIPITVTGSHNRITGIPGKTAQEGFLEAKRTLVIGVRKGREFQTCKPSAHYQLPLVTSCPGKCEYCYLLTNLGKKPYLRIYVNIDEILDRAKAYIKEHLPRETVFEGAATSDPVPVERYTGALKQAIEFFGQQEHARFRFVTKFTDIDTLLAAKHNGRTRFRFSINAATVIKKFEHATPSMTERVAAAGKVATAGYPLGFLIAPIMIYDGWRQDYSELFAELDRVLKPDLRKDLTFELITHRFTRRAKQNIEEIFPNSQLDMNEEQRQFKYGQFGYGKYIYPKESMLEVRAHMEGLLQKYFPEAKVEYLV
- a CDS encoding class I SAM-dependent methyltransferase, which gives rise to MPHVFDAKKLAKLDDPRRKEQIPVDKILELLGVKTGEFILDFGCGIGFLALPTAKVVGDTGFVYGVDIQEAMLVEALNRSKQEKLFNIAWVLTHPDKITLPTASIDCVMMGMVAHEVPDLKGMLAECGRVLKPGGRIGIVEWNQTFTAMGPPLDHRLKPEVLQDALSQLNFSEIVIHDISQGAYLVVGRKA
- the nrdR gene encoding transcriptional regulator NrdR produces the protein MHCPFCNFPESRVLDSRPADEGSSIRRRRECNACGKRFTTYERLEERPLVVVKKDGRREVFDRSKLVAGFMKACEKRPVPIQKIEDTVNYIERELRNQMEPEVPSHRVGELVMNQLLELDEVAYIRFASVYRQFGDIYSFLHEVEKLLKSKER